One window from the genome of Diospyros lotus cultivar Yz01 chromosome 11, ASM1463336v1, whole genome shotgun sequence encodes:
- the LOC127813250 gene encoding phospholipase D alpha 1-like, producing MEPSLLLHGTLYVSIHEIDRLHTGCGFRLGDATGGPVKMGRRCLAEVSKLVLCRPEVVGSKLYATVDLDKSRVGRTRRARRPEWNESFRIYCAHTVSNLVFTVKNDDPVGATLIGRAYLPVKEISQGQEVIKWVAILDEGLKPIPGGSKILVRLKFLDVTRDGNWAQGIKSPSFEGVPHTFFGQRTGCKVSLYQDAHVLEDTTPPFILSGGKDYEPRRCWEDVFDAITKARYLIYITGWSVYTKITLIRDPNRPRPQGNDTLGELLKRKADEGVRVLVLVWDDRTSVEELKKDGLMATHDQETEEYFRNTKVHCSLCPRNADEGRSYVRGFQIGTMFTHHQKTVVVDSEAPEGGLGKRRIVSFVGGIDLCDGRYDTQDHSLFKTLNTVHKDDFHQPNFSGSSITKGGPREPWHDIHCQLEGPVAWDVLYNFEQRWHKQVGAGLLFKVAEIEGFITLPSPVTYPEDPETWNVQLFRSIDTGAVSGFPENPEQAAEMGLVSGKDNIIDRSIQDAYINAIRRAKNFIYIENQYFLGSSFGWNSQDIKDEDVAALHLIPKELSLKIASKIMAEERFTVYVVIPMWPEGIPESGSVQAILDWQRRTMQMMYRDIALATDRRSSVDLRDYLTFFCLGNREVNAAGEYVPPEKPPSDTDYERAQQSRRGMIYVHSKMMIVDDEYIIIGSANVNQRSMDGARDTEIAMGAYQPHHLGTNQPARGQIYGFRMALWHEHLGETDKSFLHPESLECVRKVNEIADQNWSLYSSENLADKDLPGHLLRYPVSVSSDGSISPLSELAFFPDTKAQVLGTKSEILPPMLTT from the exons ATGGAACCGAGTTTGCTGCTGCATGGAACGCTTTATGTGTCCATCCATGAGATCGATAGACTACACACTGGATGTGGATTTAGATTGGGTGACGCG ACTGGTGGTCCAGTAAAAATGGGGAGAAGATGTTTAGCCGAAGTATCCAAGTTGGTGCTTTGCCGGCCTGAG GTAGTCGGCTCTAAACTTTATGCAACTGTCGATTTAGACAAGTCTCGAGTTGGGAGGACTAGAAGGGCACGTCGCCCAGAATGGAACGAATCCTTTCGCATCTACTGCGCTCATACAGTCTCCAATCTGGTATTTACTGTCAAAAATGACGACCCTGTTGGGGCAACATTAATCGGAAGAGCATACTTGCCTGTGAAAGAGATCTCACAAGGGCAAGAAGTGATAAAGTGGGTGGCAATACTGGATGAAGGGCTCAAACCAATCCCTGGAGGCTCCAAAATTCTTGTGCGCTTGAAGTTTTTGGACGTCACCAGAGATGGCAATTGGGCTCAGGGCATCAAAAGCCCTTCATTTGAAGGAGTCCCTCACACATTCTTCGGCCAAAGAACGGGCTGCAAAGTTTCACTCTACCAAGATGCTCATGTCCTGGAGGACACCACCCCCCCGTTCATTCTCTCTGGAGGCAAAGACTATGAGCCCCGTCGATGCTGGGAGGATGTCTTTGACGCGATCACCAAGGCTCGATACCTGATTTACATTACTGGATGGTCGGTGTATACTAAGATCACGTTGATTAGAGATCCAAACAGGCCGAGACCACAAGGAAATGATACTCTAGGTGAGTTGCTCAAGAGGAAGGCGGATGAGGGTGTAAGAGTTCTTGTGCTTGTTTGGGATGACAGAACCTCGGTTGAGGAATTAAAGAAGGATGGATTGATGGCAACACATGATCAAGAAACGGAGGAATACTTTCGAAACACGAAGGTGCATTGTTCCTTATGCCCCCGGAATGCTGATGAAGGTAGGAGTTATGTCAGGGGATTTCAGATTGGCACCATGTTTACTCATCATCAGAAGACAGTGGTGGTAGACAGTGAAGCTCCCGAGGGCGGGCTGGGAAAGAGGAGAATTGTCAGTTTTGTTGGCGGCATTGATCTCTGTGATGGCCGGTATGATACTCAAGATCACTCCTTGTTTAAGACTCTAAACACAGTCCATAAAGATGATTTCCACCAGCCAAACTTCTCAGGCTCTTCCATCACAAAAGGCGGTCCTAGGGAGCCCTGGCATGACATCCACTGCCAGCTTGAAGGACCTGTTGCTTGGGATGTTCTGTACAATTTTGAGCAGAGATGGCACAAGCAAGTTGGAGCTGGACTCCTGTTTAAAGTCGCCGAGATTGAAGGCTTCATTACCCTGCCATCTCCAGTGACATATCCAGAAGATCCTGAAACATGGAATGTTCAACTATTCAGATCCATTGACACTGGCGCTGTTTCTGGCTTTCCTGAAAACCCTGAGCAAGCTGCCGAGATGGGCCTTGTTAGTGGAAAAGATAACATCATTGATAGAAGCATTCAAGATGCCTACATCAATGCAATTCGGCGAGCAAAGAACTTCATCTACATTGAAAATCAGTATTTCCTTGGAAGCTCATTCGGCTGGAACTCACAGGACATCAAGGATGAAGATGTTGCCGCCCTGCATCTGATTCCGAAGGAGCTATCACTGAAGATCGCAAGCAAGATCATGGCTGAAGAGAGGTTTACCGTTTATGTGGTGATTCCGATGTGGCCGGAAGGCATACCGGAGAGCGGCTCTGTTCAGGCGATACTGGATTGGCAAAGGAGGACGATGCAAATGATGTACAGAGATATTGCTCTCGCTACTGACAGGAGATCGAGCGTTGATCTCAGAGACTATCTAACATTTTTTTGCCTCGGCAATCGAGAGGTTAACGCCGCCGGAGAGTATGTTCCTCCGGAGAAACCCCCCTCCGATACCGACTATGAACGAGCTCAGCAGTCCCGGCGAGGCATGATCTATGTCCACTCGAAGATGATGATAG TGGACGATGAATACATCATTATCGGATCGGCGAATGTCAACCAGAGATCAATGGATGGTGCGAGGGACACCGAGATCGCCATGGGAGCTTATCAGCCGCATCATTTGGGGACGAACCAACCGGCCAGAGGGCAGATATACGGTTTCAGAATGGCACTGTGGCACGAGCACCTCGGAGAAACGGACAAGTCCTTTCTCCATCCAGAAAGCCTGGAATGTGTCCGGAAAGTAAACGAAATCGCCGATCAGAATTGGAGCCTCTACTCGAGCGAAAACCTCGCCGACAAAGACCTTCCAGGCCACCTTCTTCGTTATCCAGTTTCAGTGTCCAGCGACGGATCCATTTCTCCATTGTCAGAGCTTGCCTTCTTCCCCGACACCAAAGCTCAAGTCCTCGGCACCAAATCGGAGATCCTTCCTCCGATGCTCACAACCTAA